One genomic segment of Trichoplusia ni isolate ovarian cell line Hi5 chromosome 5, tn1, whole genome shotgun sequence includes these proteins:
- the LOC113493795 gene encoding lon protease homolog, mitochondrial isoform X2, which translates to MHTASSLLRNSILNPNLKCSVVRNVAKVASHSKPVNRLCYSGVAGARGARICSYSGSYLSASKEVGIKRYYSTGNKNDPPEDGPEKDESPLYSSQLPATVAVPEVWPQVPVIAINRNPVFPRFIKLIEISNPALIDLIRRKVKLNQPYVGIFLRKKEDEKSDVVSNLDDLHQVGVFAQIHEMQDMDYKLRLVVMAHRRIKITGQFIEDEIESGPAESDAERRRRKYRNTRKQANKTAEPEAAEPPKEPKKEQVDQVMMVKVENMVHEKFQQTEEVKALTQEIIKTIRDIINMNPLYRESLHHMLAQGQRVVDNPVYLSDLGAALTGAEPNELQAVLEEMDIPKRLMMSLSLLKKEYELSKLQQKIGKEVEEKVKQQHRKYILHEQLKVIKKELGLEKDDKDAIGDKFRERLADKKVPQTVQTVIDEELNKLNFLESHSSEFNVTRCYLDWLTSLPWGVTSEENLKLEDAQIILDQDHYGMEDIKKRILEFIAVSQLKGSTQGKILCFHGPPGVGKTSIARSIARALNRQYFRFSVGGMTDVAEIKGHRRTYVGAMPGKLVQCLKKTNTENPLVLIDEVDKIGKGVHGDPSSALLELLDPEQNANFLDHYLDVPVDLSKVLFICTANVIEHIPEPLRDRMELIDMSGYVAEEKLAIAQQYLVPTARQNCGLSEGQLELTPSSLHALIRSYCRESGVRNLQKHIEKIARKVAYKIVKREAETMTVTEQNLSELVGKPTFKQDRMYAATPPGVVMGLAWTAMGGSTLFIETAIRNSGCDDKAPFGSLELTGHLGDVMKESARIALTVARNYMGVCHPDNKFLNISHLHLHVPEGATPKDGPSAGATIATALASLALRRAVRQDLAMTGELTLTGRVLPVGGIKEKIIAAKRVGVNCVVLPEENRRDYDDLPSFIRENMDIHFVSDIEDVFKVAFEEQQQQQV; encoded by the exons ATGCATACTGCCAGTAGTTTGTTGCGGAACAGTATCCTAAATCCGAATTTAAAGTGTTCGGTTGTCCGCAATGTAGCGAAAGTTGCATCACACAGTAAACCGGTGAATAGGTTGTGTTATTCTGGGGTAGCTGGTGCACGGGGCGCGCGAATATGTAGTTATAGCGGTAGTTACTTGAGTGCTAGTAAAGAGGTTGGGATAAAGAGGTATTATTCAACTGGGAACAAGAATGATCCGCCTGAGGATGGCCCTGAGAAGGACGAGTCGCCGCTGTACAGCAGTCAGTTGCCGGCGACGGTGGCCGTGCCCGAGGTGTGGCCACAAGTCCCTGTCATCGCCATCAACAGGAACCCTGTCTTCCCGCGATTTATTAAGCTTATAGAG ATATCTAACCCAGCTTTAATAGACTTAATAAGACGCAAAGTGAAACTAAACCAGCCTTACGTTGGTATATTTTTACGTAAGAAAGAAGACGAGAAATCCGATGTGGTCTCCAACTTGGATGACTTGCACCAAGTTGGTGTGTTTGCACAAATTCATGAGATGCAAGATATGGATTATAAGTTGCGGCTCGTTGTTATGGCTCACAGACGGATAAAGATTACGGGACAGTTTATTGAAGACGAAATTGAGAGTGGTCCTGCTG AGTCTGATGCGGAGCGGCGCAGGCGCAAGTATCGGAACACGAGGAAGCAGGCGAACAAGACTGCTGAGCCCGAGGCCGCTGAGCCGCCGAAGGAACCGAAGAAGGAACAAGTGGACCAAGTTATGATGGTCAAGGTCGAGAATATGGTGCATGAGAAGTTCCAGCAGACAGAAGAAGTGAAGGCGCTAACACAGGAGATTATAAAGACTATCAGGGATATTATTAACATGAATCCTTTGTACAG GGAGTCTCTTCACCACATGCTGGCCCAAGGTCAGCGCGTGGTGGACAACCCGGTGTACCTGTCAGACCTGGGCGCCGCTCTCACGGGCGCTGAGCCCAATGAACTGCAAGCTGTGCTTGAAGAGATGGAT ATTCCAAAAAGACTGATGATGTCACTGTCCCTGCTCAAGAAGGAATACGAGCTATCCAAGCTGCAGCAGAAGATAGGCAAAGAAGTGGAGGAGAAAGTCAAACAGCAGCATCGGAAGTACATATTACACGAACAGCTTAAG GTCATCAAAAAAGAGTTGGGTCTAGAGAAAGACGATAAGGATGCCATCGGTGACAAGTTCCGTGAGCGACTCGCCGACAAGAAGGTCCCACAAACAGTACAGACTGTTATAGATGAAGAACTCAATAAACTTAACTTCTTGGAGAGCCACAGTTCAGAGTTcaa tGTAACCCGCTGTTACCTGGACTGGCTGACCTCCTTACCTTGGGGTGTGACCTCTGAGGAGAACTTAAAACTAGAAGACGCTCAAATCATCCTGGACCAAGACCATTACGGTATGGAGGACATCAAGAAGCGGATCCTGGAGTTCATAGCAGTCTCGCAGCTGAAGGGCTCCACGCAGGGCAAGATTCTGTGCTTCCATGGACCGCCTGGTGTGGGCAAGACTAGTATAG CCCGCTCGATCGCCCGCGCGCTGAACCGGCAGTACTTCCGCTTCTCGGTGGGCGGCATGACGGACGTGGCCGAGATCAAGGGCCACCGCCGCACCTACGTGGGCGCCATGCCCGGCAAGCTCGTGCAGTGTCTCAAGAAGACCAACACCGAGAACCCGCTCGTGCTCATCGACGAGGTCGACAAGATCGGCAA AGGTGTCCACGGCGACCCGTCGTCCGCTCTGCTGGAACTCCTGGACCCGGAGCAGAACGCCAACTTCCTGGACCACTACCTGGACGTGCCGGTGGACCTGTCCAAGGTGCTGTTCATCTGTACCGCGAACGTTATAGAGCACATCCCGGAACCGTTACGGGACAGGATGGAACTTATTGATATGTCCG GTTACGTGGCCGAGGAGAAGCTAGCGATCGCCCAGCAGTACCTGGTCCCGACGGCGCGCCAGAACTGCGGCCTCAGCGAGGGCCAGCTGGAGCTCACGCCCTCCTCGCTGCACGCGCTCATCCGCTCCTACTGCCGCGAGAGCGGCGTCAGGAACCTGCAGAAACACATCGAGAAG ATAGCACGCAAAGTGGCGTACAAGATAGTGAAGCGCGAGGCGGAGACGATGACTGTGACGGAACAGAACCTGTCGGAGCTGGTGGGCAAGCCCACCTTCAAGCAGGACCGCATGTACGCGGCCACGCCGCCCGGCGTCGTCATGGGGCTGGCCTGGACTGCTATGG GCGGCAGCACCCTGTTCATCGAGACCGCGATCCGCAACTCCGGGTGCGACGACAAGGCGCCCTTCGGCTCGCTGGAGCTCACGGGACACCTCGGCGACGTCATGAAGGAGTCCGCCAGGATCGCGCTCACCGTCGCTAGGAACTACATGGGCGTCTGCCATCCTGATAACAAGTTCCTTAATATTAG CCACCTGCACCTGCACGTGCCGGAGGGCGCGACCCCCAAGGACGGCCCCAGCGCGGGCGCCACCATCGCCACGGCGCTGGCCTCGCTGGCGCTGCGCCGCGCCGTGCGCCAGGACCTCGCCATGACCGGGGAGCTCACGCTCACCGGCCGCGTGCTGCCCGTCGGCGGGATCAAGGAGAAGATCATCGCG GCCAAGCGCGTGGGCGTGAACTGCGTAGTGTTACCGGAAGAGAACCGGCGCGACTACGACGACCTGCCCTCCTTCATCCGCGAGAACATGGACATACACTTCGTGAGCGACATCGAGGACGTCTTCAAAGTCGCCTTCGAagagcaacaacaacaacaggtTTAA
- the LOC113493802 gene encoding glycosylated lysosomal membrane protein A-like produces MHLRTLLIVFLLSLAYGEDRQIISKLNPGCPFPKTNKTLVYIQARGSHDTIHQVWDFTRGMPTIIYLISSLNSTLDVIWDDTEPSKFVLKGQRLYSFAATIDKLHEYDDIDNNGHIDNKCPQRAISFRNAVWSRSASVLTGQEAMLHMQGHFEEHWRKGTVDIKLDLLPYTDYAVDLPHLIHTANSTLVDIGLVNLTTSRDYNASRYAIHFVMLSTDSKQENMTYTMRKSLDDEHTPGVFEIFEIKTPKSYRSDDGGFMQFRPVGYTEPERSVSSSTNAYISNFTKTSLPKSSILKVFYEDYNSLLVQEMFISFGLPGDGYYRQHNYTSWSFTIGYGAPPVESFSLFVIIIISIGLGVPVLLALSGITYVLVRRCKQRNTPTRFTDDD; encoded by the exons ATGCATTTACGGactttattaattgtttttttactatctCTTGCGTATGGAGAAGACAGACAG ATCATATCAAAGCTGAATCCAGGTTGTCCATTCCCCAAGACTAACAAGACCCTAGTGTACATACAAGCCCGAGGCAGCCATGACACCATCCACCAAGTCTGGGACTTCACAAGAGGGATGCCAACCATAATATACCTTATCTCTTCATTAAACTCCACCCTGGATGTTATATGGGATGATACGGAGCCTTCCAAGTTCGTGTTGAAGGGACAGAGGCTGTATAGTTTTGCAGCTACCATAGACAAG TTACACGAATACGATGACATAGACAACAACGGGCACATCGATAACAAATGCCCGCAGCGCGCGATATCGTTCCGTAACGCGGTGTGGAGCCGCAGCGCGAGCGTGCTGACCGGACAGGAGGCCATGCTGCACATGCAGGGACACTTCGAGGAGCACTGGAGGAAGGGGACCGTCGATATTAAG CTGGACCTCCTCCCCTACACTGACTACGCCGTAGACCTTCCCCACTTGATCCACACCGCCAACTCGACGCTCGTAGACATCGGGCTGGTGAACCTGACTACGTCACGTGACTACAACGCGTCACGATATGCCATACACTTCGTGATGCTCAGTACTGATAGCAAGCAGGAGAATATGACGTATACCATGAGGAAGAGCTTGGATGATGAGCATACGCCAGGAGTTTTTGag ATATTCGAGATCAAGACTCCGAAGTCGTATCGGTCGGACGACGGCGGCTTCATGCAGTTCCGGCCGGTCGGCTACACCGAGCCCGAGCGCAGCGTCTCCTCGTCTACCAACGCTTACATCTCGAACTTCACCAA AACAAGTCTACCAAAATCAAGCATCCTGAAGGTGTTTTACGAGGACTACAACAGTCTCTTAGTCCAGGAGATGTTCATATCGTTCGGTCTGCCCGGAGACGGGTACTACAGACAACACAACTATACTTCTTG GTCATTCACAATAGGCTACGGCGCGCCGCCAGTAGAGAGCTTCTCTCTGTTCGTCATCATCATAATCTCCATCGGGCTCGGAGTGCCGGTCCTGCTGGCTCTGTCCGGCATCACCTACGTCTTAGTCAGGAGGTGTAAGCAGAGGAACACGCCCACCAGGTTCACAGATGATGATTAG
- the LOC113493795 gene encoding lon protease homolog, mitochondrial isoform X1, with protein MHTASSLLRNSILNPNLKCSVVRNVAKVASHSKPVNRLCYSGVAGARGARICSYSGSYLSASKEVGIKRYYSTGNKNDPPEDGPEKDESPLYSSQLPATVAVPEVWPQVPVIAINRNPVFPRFIKLIEISNPALIDLIRRKVKLNQPYVGIFLRKKEDEKSDVVSNLDDLHQVGVFAQIHEMQDMDYKLRLVVMAHRRIKITGQFIEDEIESGPAEMKLSFPLFNVELNVAREESDAERRRRKYRNTRKQANKTAEPEAAEPPKEPKKEQVDQVMMVKVENMVHEKFQQTEEVKALTQEIIKTIRDIINMNPLYRESLHHMLAQGQRVVDNPVYLSDLGAALTGAEPNELQAVLEEMDIPKRLMMSLSLLKKEYELSKLQQKIGKEVEEKVKQQHRKYILHEQLKVIKKELGLEKDDKDAIGDKFRERLADKKVPQTVQTVIDEELNKLNFLESHSSEFNVTRCYLDWLTSLPWGVTSEENLKLEDAQIILDQDHYGMEDIKKRILEFIAVSQLKGSTQGKILCFHGPPGVGKTSIARSIARALNRQYFRFSVGGMTDVAEIKGHRRTYVGAMPGKLVQCLKKTNTENPLVLIDEVDKIGKGVHGDPSSALLELLDPEQNANFLDHYLDVPVDLSKVLFICTANVIEHIPEPLRDRMELIDMSGYVAEEKLAIAQQYLVPTARQNCGLSEGQLELTPSSLHALIRSYCRESGVRNLQKHIEKIARKVAYKIVKREAETMTVTEQNLSELVGKPTFKQDRMYAATPPGVVMGLAWTAMGGSTLFIETAIRNSGCDDKAPFGSLELTGHLGDVMKESARIALTVARNYMGVCHPDNKFLNISHLHLHVPEGATPKDGPSAGATIATALASLALRRAVRQDLAMTGELTLTGRVLPVGGIKEKIIAAKRVGVNCVVLPEENRRDYDDLPSFIRENMDIHFVSDIEDVFKVAFEEQQQQQV; from the exons ATGCATACTGCCAGTAGTTTGTTGCGGAACAGTATCCTAAATCCGAATTTAAAGTGTTCGGTTGTCCGCAATGTAGCGAAAGTTGCATCACACAGTAAACCGGTGAATAGGTTGTGTTATTCTGGGGTAGCTGGTGCACGGGGCGCGCGAATATGTAGTTATAGCGGTAGTTACTTGAGTGCTAGTAAAGAGGTTGGGATAAAGAGGTATTATTCAACTGGGAACAAGAATGATCCGCCTGAGGATGGCCCTGAGAAGGACGAGTCGCCGCTGTACAGCAGTCAGTTGCCGGCGACGGTGGCCGTGCCCGAGGTGTGGCCACAAGTCCCTGTCATCGCCATCAACAGGAACCCTGTCTTCCCGCGATTTATTAAGCTTATAGAG ATATCTAACCCAGCTTTAATAGACTTAATAAGACGCAAAGTGAAACTAAACCAGCCTTACGTTGGTATATTTTTACGTAAGAAAGAAGACGAGAAATCCGATGTGGTCTCCAACTTGGATGACTTGCACCAAGTTGGTGTGTTTGCACAAATTCATGAGATGCAAGATATGGATTATAAGTTGCGGCTCGTTGTTATGGCTCACAGACGGATAAAGATTACGGGACAGTTTATTGAAGACGAAATTGAGAGTGGTCCTGCTG AAATGAAGTTGTCGTTTCCGTTATTTAACGTGGAGCTTAACGTTGCCCGCGAAGAGTCTGATGCGGAGCGGCGCAGGCGCAAGTATCGGAACACGAGGAAGCAGGCGAACAAGACTGCTGAGCCCGAGGCCGCTGAGCCGCCGAAGGAACCGAAGAAGGAACAAGTGGACCAAGTTATGATGGTCAAGGTCGAGAATATGGTGCATGAGAAGTTCCAGCAGACAGAAGAAGTGAAGGCGCTAACACAGGAGATTATAAAGACTATCAGGGATATTATTAACATGAATCCTTTGTACAG GGAGTCTCTTCACCACATGCTGGCCCAAGGTCAGCGCGTGGTGGACAACCCGGTGTACCTGTCAGACCTGGGCGCCGCTCTCACGGGCGCTGAGCCCAATGAACTGCAAGCTGTGCTTGAAGAGATGGAT ATTCCAAAAAGACTGATGATGTCACTGTCCCTGCTCAAGAAGGAATACGAGCTATCCAAGCTGCAGCAGAAGATAGGCAAAGAAGTGGAGGAGAAAGTCAAACAGCAGCATCGGAAGTACATATTACACGAACAGCTTAAG GTCATCAAAAAAGAGTTGGGTCTAGAGAAAGACGATAAGGATGCCATCGGTGACAAGTTCCGTGAGCGACTCGCCGACAAGAAGGTCCCACAAACAGTACAGACTGTTATAGATGAAGAACTCAATAAACTTAACTTCTTGGAGAGCCACAGTTCAGAGTTcaa tGTAACCCGCTGTTACCTGGACTGGCTGACCTCCTTACCTTGGGGTGTGACCTCTGAGGAGAACTTAAAACTAGAAGACGCTCAAATCATCCTGGACCAAGACCATTACGGTATGGAGGACATCAAGAAGCGGATCCTGGAGTTCATAGCAGTCTCGCAGCTGAAGGGCTCCACGCAGGGCAAGATTCTGTGCTTCCATGGACCGCCTGGTGTGGGCAAGACTAGTATAG CCCGCTCGATCGCCCGCGCGCTGAACCGGCAGTACTTCCGCTTCTCGGTGGGCGGCATGACGGACGTGGCCGAGATCAAGGGCCACCGCCGCACCTACGTGGGCGCCATGCCCGGCAAGCTCGTGCAGTGTCTCAAGAAGACCAACACCGAGAACCCGCTCGTGCTCATCGACGAGGTCGACAAGATCGGCAA AGGTGTCCACGGCGACCCGTCGTCCGCTCTGCTGGAACTCCTGGACCCGGAGCAGAACGCCAACTTCCTGGACCACTACCTGGACGTGCCGGTGGACCTGTCCAAGGTGCTGTTCATCTGTACCGCGAACGTTATAGAGCACATCCCGGAACCGTTACGGGACAGGATGGAACTTATTGATATGTCCG GTTACGTGGCCGAGGAGAAGCTAGCGATCGCCCAGCAGTACCTGGTCCCGACGGCGCGCCAGAACTGCGGCCTCAGCGAGGGCCAGCTGGAGCTCACGCCCTCCTCGCTGCACGCGCTCATCCGCTCCTACTGCCGCGAGAGCGGCGTCAGGAACCTGCAGAAACACATCGAGAAG ATAGCACGCAAAGTGGCGTACAAGATAGTGAAGCGCGAGGCGGAGACGATGACTGTGACGGAACAGAACCTGTCGGAGCTGGTGGGCAAGCCCACCTTCAAGCAGGACCGCATGTACGCGGCCACGCCGCCCGGCGTCGTCATGGGGCTGGCCTGGACTGCTATGG GCGGCAGCACCCTGTTCATCGAGACCGCGATCCGCAACTCCGGGTGCGACGACAAGGCGCCCTTCGGCTCGCTGGAGCTCACGGGACACCTCGGCGACGTCATGAAGGAGTCCGCCAGGATCGCGCTCACCGTCGCTAGGAACTACATGGGCGTCTGCCATCCTGATAACAAGTTCCTTAATATTAG CCACCTGCACCTGCACGTGCCGGAGGGCGCGACCCCCAAGGACGGCCCCAGCGCGGGCGCCACCATCGCCACGGCGCTGGCCTCGCTGGCGCTGCGCCGCGCCGTGCGCCAGGACCTCGCCATGACCGGGGAGCTCACGCTCACCGGCCGCGTGCTGCCCGTCGGCGGGATCAAGGAGAAGATCATCGCG GCCAAGCGCGTGGGCGTGAACTGCGTAGTGTTACCGGAAGAGAACCGGCGCGACTACGACGACCTGCCCTCCTTCATCCGCGAGAACATGGACATACACTTCGTGAGCGACATCGAGGACGTCTTCAAAGTCGCCTTCGAagagcaacaacaacaacaggtTTAA
- the LOC113493798 gene encoding conserved oligomeric Golgi complex subunit 5 translates to MPTMEAKDVCVEIENDEFYSKFLDESIKPIINEQVSVTDQVNKLTQGIEKLSKSLEKQVLAKHNDLLTQASHISDLEMTLESVQTQVQNLLRGAEKLKERVHTPYYALENQTLMLERVQSTCNLLRHSSKILVLWNKLQGVKDNPSKEAIILFELNELISDYDFEGIDLLDEILKAVQQRRSDLLKNSTDLLQSSLLSGDKVKLLQCFKVFHNLQCTEEQIKNTVNSILSDLKKEITAALNVQMVTIEVKKSSSGRVAPGKANIMNSQDFKIKLWDNIEKLFKVDIYNSCTKVIMLQNVINELHAIGNFRNIAKNFWSELCQVFSNELEKSPLTVNQSVEIDFPRLLKSFNDLLSRLKCKNLEMNRSCLTKWENSFLSKSLGKLLEPVRSMWHMSQVPNMDQVDNAIRIIAEALSISLGDKQLSISLANSVAKSIKQMNVEAEQRLSMDSDVAQIIEPPTSTQQKNADLCNALYYFSSQIKRVLVNMNSMLPQESIQIVQNSLKDISSMPILQLFAESIKNSLYIILMTMHDEPDLIRADDPAGKTLSCSPYMKELQQFVSRCKDIYLSMFTEKPALNECCLNIARACVERFIQHICNVRPLSKFGRTKLQIDCKHLEIALSPLVNDMTELGDHYRQLKALHLLLEKTPQEIAKSQTEGACLPYSLVMMFLFSHGGHHLLAPHTCAGWNVQKLMQWLDSHKNERERLEFIAGALQRYQNHVRQNQIATYDEVYPVLLQLLDDGRKSIKK, encoded by the coding sequence ATGCCTACCATGGAAGCAAAAGACGTTTGCGTTGAAATTGAAAACGATGAGTTCTACAGTAAGTTCTTGGACGAGTCCATAAAACCTATAATTAATGAACAGGTATCGGTAACAGATCAAGTGAATAAACTTACTCAGGGGATTGAAAAACTGAGCAAAAGCTTAGAAAAACAAGTTCTTGCCAAACATAATGATCTTCTTACGCAGGCCAGTCATATATCCGATTTGGAAATGACTTTAGAGTCGGTCCAAACGCAAGTACAGAACTTGTTACGCGGCGccgaaaaattaaaagaacgaGTGCATACACCGTATTACGCATTAGAGAACCAAACGTTGATGCTAGAGAGAGTGCAATCAACTTGCAATTTACTTCGACATTCTTCTAAAATCTTAGTATTGTGGAATAAGTTACAAGGTGTCAAAGATAACCCATCGAAAGAAGCTATCATCCTCTTCGAACTTAACGAGTTGATCAGTGATTACGACTTTGAGGGGATTGATCTACTTGATGAAATCCTGAAGGCTGTGCAGCAAAGAAGAAGTGACTTGTTGAAGAATTCTACAGACTTATTGCAGTCTAGTCTATTGAGTGGAGACAAAGTCAAACTTTTGCAGTGCTTCAAAGTATTTCACAACCTGCAATGTACAGAGgaacagataaaaaatactgtaaacaGTATACTGAGTGATTTGAAGAAGGAAATCACAGCAGCATTAAATGTTCAAATGGTCACAATTGAAGTTAAAAAGTCAAGCTCTGGAAGAGTAGCCCCTGGGAAAGCAAATATCATGAATTCCCaagactttaaaataaaactatgggacaatattgaaaaactttttaaagttgaCATTTATAACAGCTGCACCAAAGTTATCATGCTACAAAATGTGATCAATGAGTTACATGCTATTGGAAACTTCAGGAACATTGCAAAGAACTTCTGGTCCGAGTTATGCCAAGTCTTTAGCAATGAACTTGAAAAAAGTCCTCTAACTGTCAACCAATCTGTAGAAATTGACTTCCCTAGACTACTCAAGAGTTTCAATGATTTACTTTCTAGGCTAAAATGCAAGAACCTCGAGATGAACCGGTCATGTCTAACTAAATGGGAGAACTCCTTCCTATCAAAATCTTTGGGAAAGCTGTTAGAACCTGTAAGAAGTATGTGGCATATGTCACAAGTACCTAACATGGATCAGGTTGATAATGCCATTAGAATCATAGCAGAGGCCCTGAGCATCTCACTTGGGGACAAACAGCTGAGCATCAGTCTAGCTAACAGTGTTGCAAAATCAATAAAGCAAATGAATGTTGAAGCTGAGCAGAGGCTGTCAATGGACAGTGATGTTGCCCAAATCATTGAACCACCAACAAGCACACAACAGAAGAATGCAGACCTCTGCAATGCCTTATACTATTTCTCATCACAAATCAAAAGGGTCCTTGTAAATATGAACTCAATGTTGCCCCAAGAAAGTATCCAAATTGTTCAAAATAGTTTGAAGGATATTTCTAGTATGCCTATACTACAGCTGTTTGCTGAATCTATCAAAAATTCTTTGTATATTATCCTCATGACTATGCATGATGAGCCTGACCTGATCAGGGCTGATGACCCGGCTGGCAAGACCCTGTCCTGCTCCCCTTACATGAAGGAGCTCCAGCAGTTTGTATCAAGATGCAAAGACATCTACTTGTCCATGTTCACTGAAAAGCCCGCTCTCAATGAGTGTTGCCTAAACATTGCCAGAGCTTGTGTTGAAAGGTTTATCCAGCATATTTGTAATGTTAGACCTTTGAGTAAATTTGGCAGAACTAAGTTACAGATAGATTGCAAGCATTTGGAGATTGCTTTGTCACCATTAGTTAATGATATGACTGAGCTTGGAGACCATTACAGACAACTGAAAGCCTTGCATCTGTTATTGGAGAAGACCCCACAAGAAATAGCTAAGAGCCAAACAGAAGGAGCTTGTTTACCATATTCTTTGGTCATGATGTTCTTATTTTCTCATGGAGGGCATCACTTATTGGCGCCCCACACTTGTGCTGGTTGGAATGTGCAAAAACTGATGCAGTGGTTGGACTCCCACAAGAACGAAAGAGAGAGACTGGAGTTCATCGCGGGAGCTTTGCAGAGATATCAAAACCATGTGAGACAGAACCAAATCGCGACCTATGATGAAGTATACCCAGTATTGCTACAGTTGTTAGATGATGGCAGAAAGTCCATAAAGAAGTAA
- the LOC113493799 gene encoding probable tRNA (guanine(26)-N(2))-dimethyltransferase, with product MLVLKYRRLPLIVSQHIIKFKMSTNQKTIKEGKAEICLKTEKVFYNPVQEFNRDLSIAVLSIFTNDFKVEKLALAEKKAKNKTETSADINEGSGADTTGDITILEALSATGLRSIRYAKEVPNVTKIIANDLSLQAVETIKDNIVHNQVEDLIETSHDDACMLMYKHKHFSKRFAAIDLDPYGCPSVFLDSAVQSVQDGGLLLITATDMAVLAGNAPETCYSKYGAISLKTKCCHEVALRIMLQCIESHANRYSRYIVPLLSISADFYIRVFVKVYSGAIHCKKTTSKLSMAYHCTGCDSITLQPLGGIKPNPTERNPQQTKGYLPAAPPVGEFCVHCNQRHHLGGPLWSAPIHDESFVSRVLTHVEDNPQLFGTAKRIIGVLSMVREELHDVPLYYTVDKLFGRVHLETMPMLIMRSAILNAGYKVSYSHASRMSIKTAAPAQLLWDIVRTWQKTHPVKQAKLEADIVAKFILDQDIKTPIDLTERLDANPSSRRNGRLRFQYNPTPHWGPGAKAAVNVGDEKVSKAVKNQNKYAKYKQNAKRQHSSSEDDERKKANTDGETPL from the exons ATGTTAGTACTAAAATACCGTAGACTTCCTTTAATAGTAAGCCAG CATATAATCAAGTTTAAAATGTCTACAAATCAGAAGACGATTAAAGAAGGGAAAGctgaaatatgtttaaaaaccgAGAAGGTGTTTTATAATCCCGTACAAGAGTTTAACCGAGATTTAAGTATAGCGGTATTGAGTATATTTACGAATGACTTCAAAGTCGAAAAACTTGCGTTAGCTGAAAAGAAGGCTAAGAATAAGACGGAAACTTCAGCTGATATTAATGAAGGCAGTGGAGCTGACACTACG gGCGACATAACCATACTAGAAGCTCTATCTGCCACCGGACTGAGGAGTATCCGTTATGCTAAAGAAGTGCCAAATGTTACAAAGATAATTGCTAATGACTTGTCTCTACAAGCCGTGGAAACAATCAAAGATAATATTGTTCATAATCAAGTTGAAGACTTGATTGAGACTAGCCATGATGATGCTTG taTGTTAATGTACAAACACAAGCATTTCTCCAAGCGTTTTGCAGCAATAGACCTGGATCCATATGGCTGTCCGTCCGTATTCCTCGACTCCGCTGTCCAGAGTGTACAGGATGGTGGCCTCCTGCTCATCACTGCTACAGATATGGCGGTACTCGCCGGGAACGCTCCAGAGACCTGCTACAGTAAATATGGAGCTATAAGTTTGAAAACTAAATGCTGTCATGAAGTG GCTTTACGGATAATGCTACAATGTATAGAGTCGCACGCGAACCGCTACAGCCGCTACATCGTGCCTCTGCTCAGCATATCAGCTGACTTCTACATTAGAGTCTTCGTTAAGGTCTACTCCGGTGCTATTCACTGTAAGAAGACTACTAG taaattatcCATGGCCTACCACTGCACTGGATGTGACAGCATAACTCTTCAACCGCTCGGTGGAATTAAACCGAACCCTACAGAGAGGAACCCACAACAAACGAAAGGCTATCTGCCTGCAGCGCCACCTGTCGGGGAGTTTTGTGTCCATTGTAACCAAAGGCACCAT CTAGGTGGCCCCCTCTGGTCGGCCCCGATCCACGACGAGTCGTTCGTGTCTCGCGTACTCACCCACGTCGAGGACAACCCCCAACTGTTCGGCACCGCCAAGCGAATCATCGGCGTCCTGTCCATGGTCAGGGAGGAGCTGCATGACGTACCACTCTACTACACCGTGGATAAACTCTTCGGGAGGGTACATTTGGAGACGATGCCGATGTTGATTATGAG GTCAGCAATACTCAACGCTGGCTACAAAGTGTCGTACTCGCACGCGTCACGCATGTCCATCAAGAcggcggcgcccgcgcagctCCTGTGGGACATCGTCCGGACTTGGCAGAAGACGCACCCCGTTAAACAGGCCAA ATTGGAAGCGGATATTGTAGCGAAATTCATCTTAGACCAAGATATAAAGACGCCTATTGACCTTACCGAGCGTTTGGACGCGAACCCGAGCAGTCGCCGCAACGGCCGCCTGCGCTTCCAGTACAACCCGACGCCGCACTGGGGACCCGGCGCCAAGGCCGCCGTCAA TGTGGGAGATGAAAAAGTCTCCAAGGCTGTTAAGAATCAAAACAAGTACGCAAAATATAAGCAGAACGCGAAGAGGCAGCACTCTTCAAGTGAAGACGACGAGAGAAAAAAAGCGAATACGGATGGTGAAACACCcttgtaa